In Pseudopipra pipra isolate bDixPip1 chromosome 5, bDixPip1.hap1, whole genome shotgun sequence, the following proteins share a genomic window:
- the FMC1 gene encoding protein FMC1 homolog: MAALGTPLRTLRALLRELRHAAGRHYRDSPAYRHVLAAFRAHRVTSEKLCRAQQELHFQAATYLCLLRSVREHEALHREYHGKGERSPEEVAGLVGFRLPQQPGGKG; the protein is encoded by the exons ATGGCGGCGCTGGGCACCCCCCTGCGCACGCTGCGCGCGCTCCTGCGCGAGCTCCGCCACGCCGCCGGCCGCCACTATCGCGACAGCCCCGCCTATCGCCACGTGCTCGCGGCCTTCCGCGCGCACCGG GTGACCAGCGAGAAGCTGTGCCGggcccagcaggagctgcactTCCAGGCCGCCACCTACCTGTGCCTGCTCCGCAGTGTCCGCGAGCACGAGGCCCTGCACCGCGAGTACCACGGCAAGGGCGAGCGCTCGCCCGAGGAGGTCGCCGGGCTGGTGGGCTTcaggctgccccagcagccGGGGGGGAAAGGCTGA